A region of the Verrucomicrobiota bacterium genome:
TCCGAGACGGGTTTGTGGGCAAAGCCGTGGATGAATCTGTTGTTGTTTCTGCTGGTGGTCGGCGGGGTGCTGGCGGTGGTGTTTCGCGAAAGTTTTTCATCGCGGTTTGTATTATTTTCCAACGATGCGCCCTTGGGATTGATCAGTTCCGAGTGGTGCAAAATGCCGGCGCCGTTCAAGGGTTTTTGGGTTGATTTGAACTGGCTGGGGTCGCAGGCGCCCAGTGCGGTGCCAAACGTTTCTTTCGCGCTGCTGACGCTGTTGGGCCCGGTTTGGTACGCGAAATTCATGGCGCCGGCGGCACTGTTGATCCTGGGGTTTGGCGCCTGGATGTTGTTTCGCGAGATGGGATTGACTGCGGGCGCGGCGGTGGTGGGCGCTCTGGCAGCGGCGCTGAATATGGAGTTCTTTTCGAACGTGGCCTGGGGCCTTGGGTCGCGTGGATTGAGCGCCGCGTTTGTGTTTCTCGCGGTGGCGGCGGTTTACAGTCATGCGCGCCGACCGCATTGGGCGAAGATTCCGCTGGCGGGATTGGCAGTGGGGATGGTGGTGATGGAGGGTTACGACGTGGGGGCCATTTTCAGTTTGTACGTGGCGGCGCTGGTGGTTTTCATGGCTTGGCACAAGCCGGGTTCGGCTGGGAAGCGGCTGGCGACGGGGGCGGTGCGGGTGGTGTTGGTCGCGGCGTTTGCGGCCTGGATGTCCGCCGCGGCGGTGCTGACTTTGATTGCGACACAAGTCAAGGGGGTGGCGGGAGCGGGAGCCACGGAACCTGCGGATCCTCAAGCCGCGCGCATGAAGTGGGATTTTGCGACGCAGTGGAGTTTGCCCAAGGTGGAGACGATCCGCGTGTTGCTGCCGGGGGTTTTCGGTTACGGGATGCCCGAAATGTATTCGATTCGGCCGCAGGATTACGGCGGTGCACACTATTGGGGGGGGGTAGGTCAAGCACCGGGCAATGAAAAGAGCCGGTTATCAGGGGCGGGGATTTACGCGGGTTATGCGGTGGTTTTGCTGGCGTTATGGGCGGTCTTGCAATCGTTCCGCGGGGTCCAGTCGAAGTTGACTGAGGAAGAGCGGCGGTCGGTATGGTTTTGGATGGGGGCGGCGGGGGTGTCTCTGGTTCTGGCCTGGGGGAGGCACGCCCCGTTTTATCAGATTCTCTACGCGATGCCTTACTTTTCGACGATTCGGAATCCGATCAAGTTCATGAATCCCTTTCAAATCTCGCTGCTGATTCTTTGCGCGCATGGATTGAAGGGATGCTGGAGGGCTTATGTGACGGAAGGGGTCGCTGCGGGTGGTGCGTCAGGGCCTTGGACGCACTTCAAGGCTTGGTTGGGGAAGGCTGGAGCCTTCGAGCGCAAGTGGGTTTACGGTTCGGGGGCGGCGATGGTGGCGGGTTTCGTGGGTTGGCTGATTTACGCGGAATCGAAGCCTCGTCTCGTGAAGCATTTCAATCAAATCATGCCTTTGAGTTACGAGGGCCAGGCGGAGCAGATGGCCCGATTCAGCATTGGTAACGTGGGGTGGTCGGTGCTCTTTCTCGTCGTGAGCGGCGTCTCGGTGGCTTGGCTCCTGAGCGGTTATTTTTCGGGGCCTCGGCGACGTTGGGCGGCACCGTTGCTGGCGGGGGTGGTGGCCGTCGATTTGGCGCATGCGAACGCCCCCTGGCTGGTTTATTACGATTACCAATCCAAATACGTAGCCAGCCCGGTGCTGGAATTTCTGAGCAAGGAATCTCCCGAGCATCGGGTGCAGGTCTTGCCTTTCCAGCTCCCCCAACCGCAGTTCCAGTTTTTCCAGCAGCAGTATTACTATGTGACGTGGCTGCAGAATTTGTTTCAGTATTTCAACATTCGTTCCCTGGATGTGATCCAGGAACCTCGCGTCAGCGAGGACAAGGTGGCCTACCGGGCGGCGTTTACGGGAACCCCTCTGCAATCCATGGTTCGATACTGGCAGTTGACGAACACGCGTTATCATTTTGGCCTGGGCGGGGATTTTGCGGAGCAGATCAATCAGCAGCTTGATCCGGAGAAGAAACGATTCCGGCTGCACACCTCGTTTGACTTGGCGCAGGATCGTCCTGGCGGGTTGGTGCAGGCGGTGGCGGCGACG
Encoded here:
- a CDS encoding YfhO family protein, with the protein product MKRSSGSETGLWAKPWMNLLLFLLVVGGVLAVVFRESFSSRFVLFSNDAPLGLISSEWCKMPAPFKGFWVDLNWLGSQAPSAVPNVSFALLTLLGPVWYAKFMAPAALLILGFGAWMLFREMGLTAGAAVVGALAAALNMEFFSNVAWGLGSRGLSAAFVFLAVAAVYSHARRPHWAKIPLAGLAVGMVVMEGYDVGAIFSLYVAALVVFMAWHKPGSAGKRLATGAVRVVLVAAFAAWMSAAAVLTLIATQVKGVAGAGATEPADPQAARMKWDFATQWSLPKVETIRVLLPGVFGYGMPEMYSIRPQDYGGAHYWGGVGQAPGNEKSRLSGAGIYAGYAVVLLALWAVLQSFRGVQSKLTEEERRSVWFWMGAAGVSLVLAWGRHAPFYQILYAMPYFSTIRNPIKFMNPFQISLLILCAHGLKGCWRAYVTEGVAAGGASGPWTHFKAWLGKAGAFERKWVYGSGAAMVAGFVGWLIYAESKPRLVKHFNQIMPLSYEGQAEQMARFSIGNVGWSVLFLVVSGVSVAWLLSGYFSGPRRRWAAPLLAGVVAVDLAHANAPWLVYYDYQSKYVASPVLEFLSKESPEHRVQVLPFQLPQPQFQFFQQQYYYVTWLQNLFQYFNIRSLDVIQEPRVSEDKVAYRAAFTGTPLQSMVRYWQLTNTRYHFGLGGDFAEQINQQLDPEKKRFRLHTSFDLAQDRPGGLVQAVAATNGALGLIEFTGALPRAALYTQWDTVTNEAEVLRRLMDPAFDPAASVLVSDPEVPASRALDQAAAAGKVSLKVHAPKRLVYQAKAEAPSVFLLNDRYAPEWKVWVNGKPEKLLRCNYIMRGVHLPPGEHEVEFRFEPGHTALYVSLGAIVLGVVLCGFLALGGEGRNFTAPLRENERS